The genomic DNA GTCCGGCATCGAATGCTGCCGCCATCGGCACGGAAGCCGCGGAGCATCTGCGCGCGAAGGCTGGTCCCCAATTCTTCGAGGGCTGGGAGTAGATTTGGCGGGGCCAGCACAAATCGCATCTCTTGGTCGCGTTCTGGTGACGCGGCCACAGCCGGCTGGCTCCGAAACCGCCGCCAAACTGGCGTCGAGGGGCTATGAGCCGGTTCTCCTTCCACTGAGCCGAACCGTTGCGCTTTCCTTTGCTCTGCCCGATGGCCCGTTTGCGGCTTTGACAGTGACGAGCGCCAATGCCTTTCACCATATCGACACGGAGCGGCTGAAGCCGTTTCTTGGCCTGCCGCTCTTTGCTGTGGGACAGGGAACAGCGCAGGCAGCGCAGAAGGCCGGGTTCGGTCATGTGATCGACGGGGGCGGTGATGCGGTTCGTCTTGCAGCGACGATGCGGCGCGATCTTCCCGAACAATCCCGTGTTCTTTATCTCGCCGGACGGGTGCGCCAACCGGTGTTCGAGGACGAGATACAGGCCGCCAAACTCGATATGCATGTTGCCGATGTCTATGACACGGAGACAATTCCTTATTCTGCGTCAGCACTTCGGAATGTGCTTGACGGCGCGCCTTTTGTCGCGGTCATGCTCTATTCCGGCGTTGCCGCGACGAGCTTCGTCGAAGCGATGCATGAAATCGCGCCGCCTTTTGACGAGAAAACGCGGTTTTTATGCATTTCTGCCCGTGTGGCCGACCGGTTGCCGTCGCTCTGGCGGGCAAATGCGCTTGTCGCAGACCACCCGGATGAAGGCGGACTTTTCCGGCTGTTTGCCAAACTTTGACTCATTTCGGCGCAACCTTCCTTCATCTG from Brucella anthropi ATCC 49188 includes the following:
- a CDS encoding uroporphyrinogen-III synthase, encoding MAGPAQIASLGRVLVTRPQPAGSETAAKLASRGYEPVLLPLSRTVALSFALPDGPFAALTVTSANAFHHIDTERLKPFLGLPLFAVGQGTAQAAQKAGFGHVIDGGGDAVRLAATMRRDLPEQSRVLYLAGRVRQPVFEDEIQAAKLDMHVADVYDTETIPYSASALRNVLDGAPFVAVMLYSGVAATSFVEAMHEIAPPFDEKTRFLCISARVADRLPSLWRANALVADHPDEGGLFRLFAKL